Proteins encoded by one window of Rhodamnia argentea isolate NSW1041297 chromosome 6, ASM2092103v1, whole genome shotgun sequence:
- the LOC115744907 gene encoding pentatricopeptide repeat-containing protein At3g22690 — translation MALSSLAALCSSPPVSGIPDSPTISNLNGFSPTTDNAAAPNAFLRSYTILNEIKQLHCRVAKKGPTHNNELIAKCAEVGTPESLDYALKVFEGWNEDECVAGSLFVCNSLIRACSSAGLGDRAILVFVRMLEMGVMPDKYTFPFLLSACTRVSWFGEGVQVHGAIVKMGFAEDIFVANTLIHFHFECGDVMDGRRVFDEMPEKNVVSWTSLICGYSRRDCPKEAVSLFFDMVEAGVEPNAVTMVCAISACAKLQDLKLGERVHSYIGDIDIEPNGHMVSALVDMYMKCGAFVTAKRIFDNCIERNLVLYNTIMSHLVKRGLAREALAVLGEMLEQGPQPDRLTMLSAISASATLNELLFGKCCHGYILRNGLQEKDDNINNAMIDMYMKCGESGLACTIFNSMSNKTVVSWNSLLAGYVRNGDGRSVRDIFDEMPERDLVSWNIMIGALVQESLCEEAIKFFRMMQREGIKADRVTMASVASACGNLGSLGLAKWIYHYTEENAIERDMLLDTALVDMFGRCGDPRIAMQIFEKMEKRDVSSWTAIICAMATEGNGKQALELFKEMLCQGVEPDDVTFVGLLTACSHSGLVKQGCQLFQSMKEIYGISPQVVHYGCMVDLLGRAGLLEEALDFIKSMPIEPNDIIWGSLLSSCRTHKNVEMAAYAANRIPDLTSDRTGIPVILSNIYASEGKWSEVAKVRLKMKERGMHKVPGSSSTEVNGTVHEFSSGDESHLEISRISQMLDEINCKLRDAGHVPDLRNVLLDVDEHEKKFLLSRHSEKLAIAYSLISTGQKIPVQVVKNLRTCSDCHTFAKLVSKVYNREITIRDNNRFHFFKEGVCSCGGFW, via the coding sequence ATGGCTCTGTCAAGCCTCGCCGCTCTCTGTTCATCTCCTCCTGTCTCGGGGATCCCGGACTCGCCAACAATCTCTAACCTCAATGGGTTCTCACCCACCACGGACAACGCAGCTGCCCCGAACGCCTTCCTCAGGAGCTACACGATCCTGAACGAAATCAAGCAATTACACTGTCGCGTCGCCAAGAAAGGCCCGACCCACAATAATGAGCTCATTGCTAAGTGCGCCGAAGTGGGCACGCCCGAGAGCTTAGACTACGCGCTCAAAGTGTTTGAAGGGTGGAACGAGGACGAATGCGTCGCTGGGTCTTTGTTCGTGTGCAATTCTTTGATTAGAGCTTGCTCTTCCGCTGGGCTCGGTGATAGAGCTATCTTGGTGTTTGTTCGGATGTTGGAGATGGGCGTGATGCCGGACAAGTATACGTTCCCGTTCCTGTTGAGCGCTTGCACGAGGGTTTCATGGTTTGGTGAAGGGGTTCAAGTTCACGGGGCAATAGTAAAGATGGGATTTGCGGAGGATATTTTTGTGGCGAATACTTTGATTCATTTCCACTTTGAATGTGGGGACGTCATGGATGGCCGCAGggtgttcgatgaaatgcctgAGAAGAATGTCGTTTCCTGGACCAGTTTGATTTGCGGTTACTCCCGGAGGGATTGTCCGAAGGAGGCGGTTTCCTTGTTCTTTGATATGGTGGAGGCCGGTGTGGAGCCCAACGCGGTTACAATGGTGTGCGCAATTTCTGCTTGTGCTAAGTTGCAGGATCTTAAATTGGGAGAACGGGTTCATTCTTATATTGGTGATATAGATATTGAGCCTAATGGTCATATGGTGAGTGCTCTTGTTGACATGTACATGAAATGTGGAGCTTTTGTTACTGCAAAGCGGATTTTTGACAATTGTATCGAGAGGAATTTGGTCTTGTATAACACAATCATGTCGCACCTTGTCAAAAGAGGACTGGCAAGAGAAGCATTAGCTGTCTTGGGTGAAATGCTGGAACAGGGACCACAACCAGATAGGTTAACAATGTTATCCGCTATCTCAGCAAGTGCCACTTTAAATGAACTCTTATTTGGGAAGTGTTGTCATGGTTACATTTTGAGAAATGGATTACAAGAAAAGGACGATAACATTAACAATGCAATGATCGACATGTACATGAAGTGCGGAGAATCAGGACTAGCCTGCACGATTTTCAATTCTATGTCAAATAAAACTGTTGTGTCGTGGAATTCACTACTTGCAGGTTATGTTAGAAATGGCGATGGGAGATCAGTTAGGGATATCTTTGATGAGATGCCTGAAAGAGATCTGGTGTCTTGGAACATCATGATTGGTGCTCTAGTTCAGGAGAGTTTATGCGAGGAAGCAATTAAGTTTTTCCGGATGATGCAGAGGGAGGGAATAAAAGCAGATAGAGTGACAATGGCCAGTGTTGCATCTGCCTGTGGAAATTTAGGTTCGCTAGGTCTTGCAAAGTGGATTTATCATTACACAGAAGAAAATGCTATTGAACGTGATATGCTCCTTGACACAGCCTTGGTAGACATGTTTGGACGGTGTGGTGATCCAAGGATTGCAATGCAAATAtttgagaagatggagaaaaggGACGTGTCATCTTGGACTGCAATAATCTGTGCGATGGCCACTGAAGGAAATGGTAAACAAGCGCTAGAGCTGTTCAAGGAGATGCTTTGTCAAGGAGTTGAACCCGATGATGTGACATTTGTTGGACTCCTTACAGCATGCAGCCACAGCGGATTAGTTAAACAAGGCTGCCAACTTTTCCAGTCCATGAAGGAGATATATGGGATTTCACCTCAGGTGGTTCATTATGGGTGCATGGTTGATTTGCTTGGTCGAGCTGGACTGTTGGAGGAAGCACTAGATTTCATAAAGAGCATGCCAATTGAACCCAATGACATCATCTGGGGTTCACTTCTATCTTCATGCCGGACCCACAAGAACGTGGAGATGGCGGCTTATGCTGCCAACAGAATTCCCGACTTAACATCAGATAGGACTGGGATCCCGGTGATTTTGTCAAACATATATGCGTCCGAGGGAAAATGGTCAGAAGTAGCGAAAGTGAGgctaaaaatgaaagagagagggatGCACAAGGTTCCAGGCTCGAGCTCCACAGAGGTAAATGGAACTGTTCACGAATTCTCCTCAGGAGATGAATCTCACCTGGAGATCAGCCGCATCTCCCAGATGCTGGATGAAATTAATTGCAAGCTACGGGATGCAGGCCATGTTCCTGATCTGAGAAATGTGCTGCTTGATGTGGATGAGCACGAGAAGAAGTTTTTGCTGAGTCGGCACAGCGAGAAGCTGGCTATAGCTTATTCACTTATTAGCACAGGTCAGAAGATACCTGTCCAGGTTGTGAAGAATCTGAGGACATGCTCTGATTGCCACACATTTGCCAAACTAGTGTCAAAAGTATATAATCGGGAAATCACCATAAGAGATAATAACCGGTTTCACTTTTTTAAGGAAGGGGTTTGTTCATGCGGTGGTTTTTGGTAG
- the LOC115744906 gene encoding serine/threonine-protein kinase STY13-like isoform X2 has protein sequence MDSAKTADSGGARTPEMVGSKIKGSGNLSSKDMFLRADKFDLRSLDIQLEKHLSRVWSRSVMENQRPKEEWEIDLAKLNIRYVVAQGTYGTVYRGTYDDQDVAVKLLDWGEDGLNTAAETAALRASFRQEVAVWHKLDHPNVTKFVGASMGTSNLKIPAKAASGEASESHPTRACCVVVEYLQGGTLKQYLIRKSREKLAFKVVIQLALDLSRGLSYLHSKKIVHRDVKTENMLLDTSRSLKIADFGVARVEAQNPRDMTGETGTLGYMAPEVLDGKPYNRRCDVYSFGICLWEIYCCDMPYPNLSFADVSSAVVLQNLRPDIPRCCPSALANIMRRCWDANPDKRPEMDEVVRLLEAIDTSKGGGMIPDDQLRGGCFCLRPVRGP, from the exons ATGGATTCGGCAAAAACAGCTGATTCCGGTGGAGCGAGAACACCGGAGATGGTGGGTTCAAAGATCAAGGGATCGGGGAATTTGAGCAGCAAGGAC ATGTTTTTGAGGGCTGACAAGTTTGATCTGAGGAGTCTGGACATTCAATTGGAGAAGCATCTGAGCAGGGTCTGGTCAAGAAGCGTCATGGAGAACCAGAGGCCTAAAGAAGAGTGGGAGATCGATTTGGCCAAATTGAATATCAGATATGTTGTGGCTCAGGGGACTTATGGCACTGTGTACAGGGGCACTTATGACGATCAAGATGTTGCAG TGAAGTTGTTGGACTGGGGCGAGGATGGTCTTAACACAGCAGCTGAAACTGCTGCCTTGCGGGCATCGTTTCGGCAAGAGGTTGCTGTTTGGCACAAGCTTGACCATCCTAATGTCACGAAA TTTGTTGGAGCTTCAATGGGAACTTCGAATCTTAAAATCCCTGCAAAGGCCGCTTCTGGCGAGGCTTCTGAATCTCATCCAACTAGAGCATGTTGTGTTGTTGTGGAGTATCTACAAGGAGGGACTCTCAAACAATACCTGATACGGAAGAGCCGCGAGAAACTTGCCTTCAAGGTTGTCATCCAGCTGGCTTTAGATCTCTCAAGAGG TTTGAGCTATCTTCATTCAAAGAAGATCGTGCATCGAGACGTCAAGACAGAAAACATGTTGCTAGATACTAGCAGGAGTCTAAAGATCGCTGATTTTGGAGTCGCACGTGTCGAAGCTCAAAATCCAAGAGATATGACCGGTGAAACTGGAACCCTTGGTTATATGGCTCCGGAG GTTCTTGATGGCAAGCCTTATAATCGACGTTGCGATGTCTACAGCTTCGGCATATGTCTATGGGAAATTTATTGTTGTGATATGCCCTACCCGAATCTAAGTTTTGCCGATGTCTCATCCGCCGTAGTTTTGCAG AACTTGCGACCGGACATTCCTCGATGTTGCCCTAGTGCTCTGGCAAACATCATGCGCAGATGTTGGGATGCAAACCCAGACAAACGCCCGGAAATGGATGAGGTGGTTCGTTTGTTGGAAGCGATCGACACCAGCAAAGGCGGAGGGATGATTCCCGATGACCAGCTTCGTGGTGGCTGCTTTTGTTTACGTCCGGTTCGTggtccttga
- the LOC115744906 gene encoding serine/threonine-protein kinase STY13-like isoform X1: MDSAKTADSGGARTPEMVGSKIKGSGNLSSKDMFLRAADSGGVRTPEMVGSKIKGSGNLSSKDMFLRADKFDLRSLDIQLEKHLSRVWSRSVMENQRPKEEWEIDLAKLNIRYVVAQGTYGTVYRGTYDDQDVAVKLLDWGEDGLNTAAETAALRASFRQEVAVWHKLDHPNVTKFVGASMGTSNLKIPAKAASGEASESHPTRACCVVVEYLQGGTLKQYLIRKSREKLAFKVVIQLALDLSRGLSYLHSKKIVHRDVKTENMLLDTSRSLKIADFGVARVEAQNPRDMTGETGTLGYMAPEVLDGKPYNRRCDVYSFGICLWEIYCCDMPYPNLSFADVSSAVVLQNLRPDIPRCCPSALANIMRRCWDANPDKRPEMDEVVRLLEAIDTSKGGGMIPDDQLRGGCFCLRPVRGP, from the exons ATGGATTCGGCAAAAACAGCTGATTCCGGTGGAGCGAGAACACCGGAGATGGTGGGTTCAAAGATCAAGGGATCGGGGAATTTGAGCAGCAAGGACATGTTTTTGAGGGCAGCTGATTCTGGTGGAGTGAGAACACCGGAGATGGTGGGTTCAAAGATCAAGGGATCGGGGAATTTGAGCAGCAAGGACATGTTTTTGAGGGCTGACAAGTTTGATCTGAGGAGTCTGGACATTCAATTGGAGAAGCATCTGAGCAGGGTCTGGTCAAGAAGCGTCATGGAGAACCAGAGGCCTAAAGAAGAGTGGGAGATCGATTTGGCCAAATTGAATATCAGATATGTTGTGGCTCAGGGGACTTATGGCACTGTGTACAGGGGCACTTATGACGATCAAGATGTTGCAG TGAAGTTGTTGGACTGGGGCGAGGATGGTCTTAACACAGCAGCTGAAACTGCTGCCTTGCGGGCATCGTTTCGGCAAGAGGTTGCTGTTTGGCACAAGCTTGACCATCCTAATGTCACGAAA TTTGTTGGAGCTTCAATGGGAACTTCGAATCTTAAAATCCCTGCAAAGGCCGCTTCTGGCGAGGCTTCTGAATCTCATCCAACTAGAGCATGTTGTGTTGTTGTGGAGTATCTACAAGGAGGGACTCTCAAACAATACCTGATACGGAAGAGCCGCGAGAAACTTGCCTTCAAGGTTGTCATCCAGCTGGCTTTAGATCTCTCAAGAGG TTTGAGCTATCTTCATTCAAAGAAGATCGTGCATCGAGACGTCAAGACAGAAAACATGTTGCTAGATACTAGCAGGAGTCTAAAGATCGCTGATTTTGGAGTCGCACGTGTCGAAGCTCAAAATCCAAGAGATATGACCGGTGAAACTGGAACCCTTGGTTATATGGCTCCGGAG GTTCTTGATGGCAAGCCTTATAATCGACGTTGCGATGTCTACAGCTTCGGCATATGTCTATGGGAAATTTATTGTTGTGATATGCCCTACCCGAATCTAAGTTTTGCCGATGTCTCATCCGCCGTAGTTTTGCAG AACTTGCGACCGGACATTCCTCGATGTTGCCCTAGTGCTCTGGCAAACATCATGCGCAGATGTTGGGATGCAAACCCAGACAAACGCCCGGAAATGGATGAGGTGGTTCGTTTGTTGGAAGCGATCGACACCAGCAAAGGCGGAGGGATGATTCCCGATGACCAGCTTCGTGGTGGCTGCTTTTGTTTACGTCCGGTTCGTggtccttga